Proteins encoded in a region of the Halothiobacillus diazotrophicus genome:
- the argB gene encoding acetylglutamate kinase, which yields MARHDPAVTADVLMEALPYIQRLFDKTIVIKYGGNAMIDESLQDAFARDIVLLKQVGLNPVVVHGGGPQINQVLEKIGKQGEFVQGMRVTDRETMDVVQMVLGGLVNKDIVALINRHGGRAVGLTGRDAGLVRARKLTLSRKTPEMQVPEIIDIGHVGEVASIDPSILNVLENKDFIPVVAPIGVGDDGEAYNINADVVASKIAQVLGAEKLLLLTNTAGVLDKEGKLLTGLSARDVEGLIADGTIYGGMLPKIDFALDAVRGGVKTVQIIDGRVPHAVLLELLTDRGVGTLIRG from the coding sequence ATGGCGCGCCATGACCCGGCCGTAACCGCAGACGTATTGATGGAGGCGCTCCCGTACATCCAGCGCCTGTTCGACAAGACCATCGTGATCAAGTACGGCGGCAACGCCATGATCGACGAATCGCTGCAGGATGCCTTCGCCCGCGACATCGTCCTGCTCAAGCAGGTCGGCCTGAACCCCGTGGTCGTCCACGGCGGCGGCCCGCAGATCAACCAGGTGTTGGAAAAGATCGGCAAGCAGGGCGAGTTCGTCCAGGGCATGCGCGTCACCGATCGCGAAACCATGGATGTAGTGCAGATGGTGCTGGGCGGCCTCGTGAACAAGGACATCGTCGCGCTCATCAACCGCCATGGCGGCCGCGCGGTGGGCCTGACCGGCCGCGATGCCGGCCTCGTGCGGGCGCGCAAGCTCACCCTGAGCCGGAAGACGCCCGAAATGCAGGTGCCCGAAATCATCGACATCGGCCATGTGGGCGAGGTGGCCTCCATCGATCCGTCGATTCTCAACGTACTGGAAAACAAGGACTTCATTCCGGTCGTCGCACCGATCGGCGTGGGCGACGACGGCGAGGCCTACAACATCAACGCCGACGTGGTCGCCAGCAAGATCGCCCAGGTGCTGGGCGCGGAAAAACTGTTGCTGCTGACCAATACGGCCGGGGTTCTGGACAAGGAAGGCAAGCTGCTGACGGGGTTGTCGGCGCGGGACGTGGAAGGCCTGATCGCCGACGGCACGATCTACGGCGGCATGCTGCCCAAGATCGATTTTGCCCTGGATGCCGTTCGGGGTGGCGTCAAGACGGTTCAGATCATCGACGGGCGCGTCCCCCACGCAGTCCTGCTGGAGCTGCTGACCGACCGCGGCGTCGGCACCCTGATCCGGGGCTGA
- a CDS encoding RHS repeat-associated core domain-containing protein — MNCSLATPTKPKQLGCSGSNGSAGKQIGEPCDAGTGNEFQYDTDYQGPSGTLSFTRAYNSLDTNDHGLGYGWVSNVGKHLEISGSTLTAYQSDGKGLPFTQTNGVWQGDPDSKLTLTQDATGYTVQRQDGSSERYDLSGHLQSETDRAGQTTTFTYDASNHIASVTGPFGHTLSFTYDGSGRLASLTDPAGQVTRYGYDAAGNLTQVSYPDGTAKQYSYGDSSFPHALTGVAFVDTNGVVSSFDNFVYDSAGKVATNTLAGGQQRFDLSYDSDTQTTVTDAAGRKDVLTFESQLGIKNLLSRVTQSDGKGLTQQFDVRNNLISSTDENGHTITYTYDDQNRLTSETQAAGTPQARTVSYQYGSDGLALPVEIDRPSVCSTATQRTVITYDAQHNPIQITENGDTPSCSAISRTLNLGYNSAGQVTKIDGPRTDVNDITTLSYNDCQSGSGCGQLKSVTDALGHTTTFDAFDANGRLLQKTDPNGLVTQYAYDPRGRVSRITQQISGGAARVTTFSYTPFNELSSVALPDGRTLTYGYDDAHELTAITDNLGDKVSYAYDSRGNRSQTSTYDPDGTLIRKIDEVYDLRNHLASINDSGSITKQVVDAVGNLLQQTDPNNNPPTTHNYDPLNRLIQTVNAIGGSTSYSYDTNGQVSQVITPIGATTGYQYDDFGDLLQEVSPDRGTTTYAYDAAGNMIQKTDARGVIASYSYDALNRLTAIHYSGATTSSGQREDWDGDHDRDHDQTRFFNNLWHRLKANSPVANDADISLTYDQGQNCSYGNGRLCSVQDQSGTTQYAYDAYGNTVTATHIGVANDHHKPVTTQVRYQYDAGDRIVGIIYPDGRKASIQRDAIGRVQAISTTVSGHSQPIVSDRQYRADGQLLSQTFGNGLIDQRSYTGQGQLSSWTLTGNAAHSRGYTYDANGNLTGWQSGQSQAIYQYDALDRLVDEQQGKYHNAYSYDDNGNRLTQLRPNGTTKAYSYAPQSNRMTQDGHQAVTLDAAGNTLDDGKYQYRYDAAGRLTEVKQGGITIARYRYDYRGLRRQKVTEAGTTDFTYDPSGHLISQRTVRGRDEGQRDYLWTDTAPIARIDSPVGEVKIHKDWLPPTLMGFLHHHEGRENDRAARLYYLHTDAMGTPRLATDAKQHVVWRWNEDVFGTKASTDQERHGHRDHDWDHSRGHGIQVNLRYPGQYYDSETGLFYNWNRYYDPNTGRYQSSDLIGLAGGNNTYLYANGNPGGWIDRLALAGTEEEFSSPFVPIEQDPLMYEYYGPALRNTLNDPKYSRIERHHSYPIFAGGDQNQPLTDLSRSDHVLLHRLLNDFLRTQEDEFGNHMRPQSNNSGADIRQNFTRDQLLRALSKFYDMYYDLFPSAAEDFFRQHPDYASCPK; from the coding sequence TTGAACTGTAGTTTAGCTACGCCCACAAAACCCAAACAACTAGGCTGTTCTGGCTCTAACGGTTCAGCCGGAAAGCAAATCGGTGAGCCCTGCGACGCGGGCACCGGCAACGAGTTCCAGTACGATACCGATTACCAAGGCCCCTCGGGTACGTTATCCTTCACCCGCGCCTACAACAGCCTGGATACCAATGATCACGGCTTGGGCTACGGCTGGGTTTCCAATGTCGGCAAGCATCTTGAGATCAGTGGCAGTACGCTCACGGCCTATCAGTCCGACGGCAAGGGGCTGCCCTTCACGCAGACCAACGGCGTCTGGCAAGGCGATCCCGATTCCAAGCTGACCCTGACGCAAGACGCCACCGGCTATACCGTGCAGCGCCAGGATGGTTCCAGCGAGCGTTATGATCTGAGTGGTCATCTGCAGAGCGAAACGGATCGTGCCGGGCAAACGACGACTTTCACCTACGACGCCAGCAACCATATCGCCAGTGTGACCGGCCCGTTCGGCCACACGCTCAGCTTCACCTACGACGGCAGTGGCCGTCTGGCCAGCCTGACCGACCCGGCCGGGCAAGTTACCCGCTACGGTTACGATGCCGCCGGCAACCTCACTCAGGTCAGCTACCCCGACGGCACCGCCAAGCAATACAGCTACGGCGACAGCAGTTTCCCGCATGCCCTGACCGGTGTTGCCTTCGTCGACACCAACGGCGTAGTCAGCTCCTTCGACAATTTCGTCTACGACAGCGCCGGCAAGGTCGCCACCAATACGTTGGCCGGTGGGCAGCAGCGTTTCGATCTCAGTTACGATTCCGATACCCAGACGACCGTGACCGATGCCGCCGGGCGCAAGGACGTGCTGACCTTCGAGTCCCAGTTGGGCATCAAGAATCTGCTGTCACGCGTCACGCAAAGTGACGGCAAGGGCCTGACCCAGCAATTCGATGTCCGAAATAATCTGATTTCCAGCACGGATGAGAACGGCCATACCATCACCTATACCTACGACGATCAGAACCGCCTGACGTCCGAGACCCAGGCCGCCGGCACGCCGCAGGCCCGTACGGTCAGCTACCAGTACGGTAGCGACGGTCTGGCTCTGCCGGTCGAGATCGACCGCCCCAGCGTGTGCAGCACGGCGACGCAGCGCACGGTCATCACCTACGATGCCCAGCACAACCCGATCCAGATCACCGAGAATGGCGACACGCCTTCCTGCAGCGCCATCAGCCGTACCTTGAACCTTGGCTATAACAGTGCCGGTCAAGTAACGAAAATCGATGGCCCGCGCACGGATGTGAACGACATCACCACACTAAGCTACAACGACTGCCAGAGCGGCAGCGGCTGTGGCCAGCTCAAATCCGTCACCGATGCGCTGGGCCACACCACTACGTTTGACGCCTTCGATGCCAACGGCCGTCTGCTGCAGAAAACCGACCCCAACGGCCTGGTGACGCAATACGCCTACGATCCGCGTGGCCGCGTCAGCCGGATCACCCAGCAAATCAGTGGTGGCGCGGCGCGGGTCACAACCTTCAGCTACACACCCTTCAACGAACTCAGTAGTGTCGCGCTGCCGGATGGCCGTACGCTGACCTACGGCTACGACGATGCCCATGAGTTGACCGCCATCACCGACAACCTGGGCGACAAGGTCAGCTATGCCTACGACAGCCGAGGCAACCGCAGCCAGACCAGCACCTACGACCCGGACGGGACGCTGATTCGCAAGATCGACGAGGTCTACGACCTGCGCAACCATCTGGCCAGCATCAACGACAGCGGCTCGATCACAAAACAGGTGGTCGATGCGGTGGGAAATCTGCTCCAGCAAACCGACCCCAACAACAACCCGCCGACCACCCACAACTACGATCCGCTGAACCGGCTGATCCAGACCGTCAACGCCATCGGCGGCTCTACCAGCTACAGCTATGACACCAATGGTCAGGTTAGCCAGGTAATCACGCCCATCGGCGCCACCACCGGCTACCAATACGACGACTTCGGTGATCTGCTGCAGGAAGTCTCGCCGGATCGCGGCACCACCACCTACGCCTACGATGCCGCTGGCAACATGATTCAGAAGACCGATGCCCGCGGCGTGATTGCCAGCTATAGCTACGACGCCCTGAACCGGCTGACCGCCATCCACTACAGCGGTGCGACCACGTCTTCGGGACAGCGTGAGGACTGGGATGGTGACCACGACCGAGATCATGATCAGACTCGTTTCTTCAATAACCTCTGGCACAGACTGAAAGCGAATAGCCCAGTTGCCAACGACGCCGATATCAGCCTGACCTACGATCAAGGGCAGAATTGCAGCTACGGCAATGGCCGCCTGTGCAGCGTGCAAGACCAGTCCGGTACCACGCAGTACGCCTACGATGCCTACGGCAATACCGTCACGGCCACACATATCGGCGTAGCAAACGATCATCACAAACCGGTCACCACCCAGGTCCGGTACCAATACGATGCCGGTGACCGCATCGTGGGCATCATCTATCCGGACGGCCGCAAGGCCAGCATCCAGCGGGATGCCATCGGTCGGGTTCAGGCCATCAGTACCACGGTGAGCGGCCACAGCCAGCCCATCGTCAGCGATCGCCAGTACCGCGCCGACGGTCAACTCCTCAGCCAAACCTTCGGCAATGGTTTAATCGACCAACGCAGCTACACCGGCCAGGGCCAACTCAGCAGCTGGACCTTGACCGGCAATGCCGCCCACAGCCGTGGCTACACCTACGATGCCAACGGCAACCTCACCGGCTGGCAGAGTGGTCAATCCCAGGCGATCTACCAGTACGACGCCCTCGACCGCCTCGTCGACGAACAGCAGGGCAAGTACCACAACGCCTACAGCTATGACGACAACGGCAACCGCCTGACCCAACTGCGCCCGAACGGCACCACCAAGGCCTACAGCTACGCGCCGCAAAGCAACCGTATGACGCAGGATGGGCACCAGGCGGTGACCCTTGATGCCGCCGGCAACACCCTCGACGACGGCAAGTACCAGTACCGCTACGATGCCGCCGGCCGACTGACCGAGGTCAAGCAAGGGGGTATCACCATTGCCCGCTACCGCTACGACTACCGTGGCCTGCGTCGGCAGAAGGTCACCGAAGCGGGTACCACCGACTTCACCTACGACCCCAGCGGCCATCTGATCAGTCAGCGAACCGTCAGAGGTCGAGACGAAGGTCAGCGCGACTACCTCTGGACCGACACCGCCCCGATCGCCCGCATCGACTCCCCGGTAGGCGAGGTCAAGATCCACAAGGACTGGTTACCGCCTACACTGATGGGCTTCCTGCATCACCACGAAGGCAGAGAGAACGACCGAGCGGCACGGCTCTACTACCTGCACACCGATGCCATGGGTACGCCGAGACTGGCGACCGATGCCAAGCAGCATGTGGTTTGGCGTTGGAATGAGGATGTGTTTGGTACGAAGGCTTCAACTGATCAGGAGCGCCATGGCCATCGTGACCACGATTGGGATCACAGCAGAGGCCATGGAATTCAGGTCAATCTGCGTTACCCGGGGCAGTACTACGACTCCGAGACCGGGTTGTTCTACAACTGGAATCGGTACTATGACCCGAATACGGGGCGGTATCAATCCAGTGACCTGATCGGGCTAGCAGGCGGAAATAATACTTATCTTTACGCCAATGGTAACCCTGGCGGATGGATTGACCGCCTAGCCCTGGCAGGAACAGAGGAGGAGTTTTCTAGTCCGTTCGTTCCAATTGAACAAGATCCATTAATGTATGAGTATTATGGCCCAGCATTAAGAAATACTCTGAATGATCCAAAGTATTCTAGAATTGAGAGGCATCACTCTTACCCTATCTTTGCTGGTGGTGATCAGAACCAGCCTCTTACGGACTTATCCAGATCGGATCACGTACTTTTGCATCGACTGTTAAATGATTTTCTGCGAACGCAGGAAGATGAGTTTGGGAACCATATGAGACCGCAGTCAAACAACAGTGGGGCCGATATCAGGCAAAACTTTACACGTGATCAACTATTAAGAGCGCTGAGTAAATTTTACGATATGTATTATGACCTTTTTCCAAGTGCTGCAGAAGATTTTTTCAGACAGCACCCAGATTATGCATCATGTCCAAAGTGA
- the coaBC gene encoding bifunctional phosphopantothenoylcysteine decarboxylase/phosphopantothenate--cysteine ligase CoaBC, which produces MRILIGIAGGIAAYKTITLVRRLVEAGAEVRVVMTEAAAQFVTPLSLQAVSGHPVRMQLFDAEAEAGMDHIALARWTDQVVIAPASADLIARLAQGMANDLLTTLVLATTAPVTLAPAMNRQMWAHPAVQANVRTLLSRGVRLIGPASGAQACGEVGAGRMVEPEDIARQVLETTPASPVDWRGKRVVITAGGTREPIDPVRFIANRSSGRMGFALAAAAAACGADVRLICGPNALDTPPGVTRIDVETALQMAEAVSAIESMDVFIGAAAVADYRVAEIAPQKMKKDPAQPGLTLHLVPNPDIIATVARRANRPFVVGFAAETEQLLRHAAEKRIAKGMDLICANEVGDGRAFDQPDNALTLIWSDGSQQLPLAPKATLATEIVAIIDELMRRTE; this is translated from the coding sequence ATGCGGATTCTGATCGGCATAGCGGGCGGCATCGCCGCCTATAAAACCATCACGCTGGTTCGACGCTTGGTCGAAGCCGGTGCCGAGGTGCGCGTCGTGATGACCGAGGCGGCGGCACAATTCGTCACCCCGCTGAGCCTGCAGGCGGTATCCGGCCATCCGGTGCGCATGCAGCTGTTCGATGCCGAGGCCGAGGCGGGCATGGATCACATCGCACTCGCGCGCTGGACCGATCAGGTGGTGATCGCCCCGGCATCCGCCGACCTGATCGCCCGTTTGGCCCAGGGCATGGCGAACGATCTGCTGACCACGCTCGTCCTCGCCACGACGGCCCCCGTGACCCTGGCACCCGCCATGAACCGGCAGATGTGGGCGCACCCCGCCGTGCAGGCGAATGTGCGGACGCTCCTGAGCCGGGGCGTCCGGCTGATCGGCCCCGCTTCCGGCGCTCAGGCCTGCGGCGAGGTGGGCGCCGGGCGGATGGTCGAACCGGAGGACATCGCCCGGCAGGTGCTTGAAACGACACCCGCAAGTCCGGTCGATTGGCGCGGCAAGCGCGTCGTGATCACGGCGGGCGGCACCCGTGAGCCCATCGATCCGGTACGCTTCATCGCGAATCGCTCCTCAGGCCGGATGGGCTTTGCCCTGGCCGCCGCCGCCGCAGCCTGCGGTGCGGACGTCCGGCTGATCTGCGGCCCGAACGCACTCGATACGCCACCCGGCGTCACGCGGATCGATGTGGAAACGGCCCTGCAGATGGCCGAGGCCGTCTCTGCCATCGAATCGATGGACGTCTTCATCGGTGCGGCAGCGGTCGCGGACTATCGCGTGGCCGAAATCGCCCCGCAGAAGATGAAGAAGGACCCCGCGCAACCGGGACTGACCCTGCATCTGGTGCCCAATCCCGATATCATTGCCACCGTCGCGCGGCGGGCCAACCGGCCCTTCGTGGTCGGCTTCGCCGCCGAAACCGAACAGCTGCTCCGTCATGCCGCCGAGAAGCGCATCGCCAAGGGCATGGATCTGATCTGCGCCAACGAAGTGGGCGACGGACGCGCGTTCGATCAGCCCGACAATGCCCTGACCCTGATCTGGTCCGACGGCAGCCAGCAGCTGCCCCTGGCTCCGAAAGCAACGCTGGCGACGGAAATCGTGGCGATAATCGATGAATTGATGCGACGCACCGAATAA
- a CDS encoding protein disulfide oxidoreductase — protein sequence MTQTPPASETPPPTPPSRPAQKRRRWLVWLIEIALFVGIFLAVRAYMAPNVPESLAHGALPLITAPTLSGGTTTIGLPGKPTALVFWATWCPVCHVELPWLNDLSKTHRIITVAMQSGDADAVRKYLVEKGLDQLTVVNDPEGTIARKFGVSVTPTLFFIAPDGHIAMAETGITSSWGIRLRLWWLRHF from the coding sequence ATGACTCAAACGCCTCCCGCTTCCGAAACCCCGCCTCCGACGCCACCGTCACGGCCTGCCCAAAAACGCCGTCGCTGGCTGGTGTGGTTGATCGAGATCGCGCTGTTCGTCGGGATTTTCCTGGCCGTCCGCGCGTACATGGCGCCCAACGTGCCGGAATCCCTGGCGCATGGCGCGTTGCCGTTGATTACGGCACCCACCCTCTCGGGCGGTACGACCACCATCGGATTGCCCGGAAAGCCCACGGCCCTGGTGTTCTGGGCCACCTGGTGCCCGGTGTGCCACGTGGAGCTACCCTGGCTGAACGACCTGTCGAAAACGCACCGGATCATCACGGTGGCGATGCAGTCCGGCGATGCCGATGCGGTGCGTAAATATCTGGTGGAGAAAGGATTGGATCAACTGACGGTCGTCAATGATCCTGAGGGCACGATTGCCCGGAAATTCGGCGTCAGCGTCACGCCGACCCTGTTCTTCATTGCGCCCGACGGCCATATCGCCATGGCGGAAACCGGTATCACCAGCAGCTGGGGGATCCGGTTGCGGCTGTGGTGGCTTCGGCATTTTTGA
- a CDS encoding DUF4124 domain-containing protein has translation MQKTFATSKCLRCAALLAGLMGLILSPLVAEAELYRWTTPDGRLHYGDNMPSGQAAHGYDIINPATGAVIRHIDRAKTPEELAAAAAEERKREEAAKAAEEQAQKDRVLLQLYASRADIERARSQRLAEVNAQIKQVEDALKRADVRARSDQPSEVASANRDIVQLRKNLAELYGVREDVTRQFDHDLKRFDELKGARKAGSDR, from the coding sequence GTGCAAAAAACCTTCGCAACCTCCAAGTGCCTGCGGTGTGCCGCCCTGCTGGCCGGGTTGATGGGGCTGATTTTAAGCCCCCTCGTGGCTGAGGCGGAACTCTATCGTTGGACCACACCGGACGGTCGTCTGCATTATGGCGACAACATGCCTTCCGGTCAGGCGGCACATGGCTACGACATCATCAATCCCGCAACCGGGGCGGTGATCCGGCATATCGATCGGGCCAAGACGCCCGAGGAACTCGCAGCCGCCGCGGCCGAGGAACGGAAGCGCGAAGAGGCGGCCAAGGCGGCCGAGGAACAGGCGCAGAAGGATCGGGTCCTGCTTCAGTTATATGCCAGCCGGGCAGATATCGAACGTGCTCGGAGCCAGCGCCTTGCAGAGGTCAATGCCCAAATCAAGCAAGTGGAAGATGCCCTGAAGCGGGCGGATGTCCGGGCGCGGTCCGATCAACCGTCGGAGGTTGCCTCGGCCAACCGCGACATCGTCCAGCTGCGCAAAAATCTGGCAGAGCTATACGGCGTGCGCGAGGATGTCACAAGACAATTCGACCACGACCTCAAGCGGTTCGATGAGTTGAAGGGCGCGCGGAAGGCTGGGTCGGATCGCTAA
- a CDS encoding AAA family ATPase, protein MSHGFSALRTHLAQFIVGQSALVDRLLIGLLTGGHLLVEGLPGLAKTTAVKALAEGVHARFKRIQFTPDLLPTDLLGNEIYHPETRTFSFQPGPLFNEIILADEINRAPAKVQSALLEAMAERQVTVAGESRPLPELFLVMATQNPLEQSGTYPLPEAQLDRFMLHVALDYPSRQDEYDILARTLSGTLGGKAVSESQLTVPQVLAARKSVQSVHCDPALQRWVVDVVASTRQPEAAASGLSGLAGMVLVGASPRGALAWVQAARALAWLDERDFISPDDLLTLAGDALRHRIIMSPKALVAGVTRDHVIQQICTHLPPP, encoded by the coding sequence ATGAGTCACGGATTCAGCGCCCTGCGCACCCATCTGGCGCAATTCATCGTGGGACAGTCCGCCCTGGTCGACCGCCTGCTGATCGGGTTGCTGACGGGGGGGCATCTTCTGGTGGAAGGCCTGCCCGGCCTGGCCAAGACCACGGCGGTCAAGGCATTGGCCGAAGGCGTACACGCCCGCTTCAAGCGCATCCAGTTCACCCCCGACCTGCTGCCGACCGATCTGCTGGGCAACGAGATCTACCATCCGGAAACCCGTACGTTCTCGTTCCAGCCGGGGCCGCTGTTCAATGAAATCATCCTGGCCGACGAGATCAACCGGGCGCCGGCCAAGGTTCAGTCCGCCCTGCTCGAAGCCATGGCCGAGCGTCAGGTCACCGTGGCGGGGGAAAGCCGACCGCTGCCGGAATTGTTCCTCGTGATGGCCACCCAGAACCCGTTGGAACAATCCGGCACCTATCCGCTGCCGGAAGCCCAGCTGGACCGGTTCATGCTGCACGTGGCGCTCGATTACCCGAGCCGGCAGGACGAATACGACATTCTGGCCCGGACGCTCTCGGGCACCTTGGGCGGCAAGGCCGTATCCGAAAGCCAACTGACCGTCCCGCAGGTGCTCGCCGCCCGGAAGAGCGTGCAATCGGTCCATTGCGATCCCGCCCTACAACGCTGGGTGGTCGACGTGGTCGCCAGCACCCGCCAACCCGAAGCGGCCGCATCGGGTCTTTCCGGACTCGCCGGCATGGTGCTCGTCGGTGCTTCCCCCCGGGGTGCCCTGGCCTGGGTACAGGCGGCGCGCGCCCTGGCCTGGCTCGACGAACGGGATTTCATCAGTCCGGACGATCTGCTGACCCTGGCCGGCGACGCCCTGCGCCATCGGATCATCATGAGTCCGAAGGCTCTGGTCGCCGGCGTGACGCGCGACCACGTCATCCAGCAGATCTGCACCCACCTGCCGCCGCCCTGA
- the dut gene encoding dUTP diphosphatase, whose product MHHIEVKWLDPRLGDTIPRPDYATEGSAGLDLRACLAEPLVLAPGQTELIPTGMALHLADPGLAAVILPRSGLGHKHGIVLGNLVGLIDSDYQGQLFVSVWNRGSTPFTIEIGERIAQLVVVPVVQVAFETVEEFTPSHRGTGGFGHTGRS is encoded by the coding sequence ATGCACCATATCGAAGTGAAATGGCTGGACCCCCGACTGGGCGACACCATTCCCCGCCCGGACTATGCGACCGAAGGCTCCGCCGGACTGGATTTGCGGGCCTGCCTCGCCGAGCCGCTGGTACTGGCGCCCGGTCAGACGGAGCTCATCCCGACGGGCATGGCGCTGCATCTGGCCGATCCCGGTCTGGCCGCCGTGATCCTGCCCCGCTCGGGACTTGGCCACAAGCATGGCATCGTGCTGGGCAACCTCGTGGGCCTCATCGATTCGGATTACCAGGGCCAGTTGTTCGTCTCCGTCTGGAATCGCGGCAGCACCCCGTTTACCATCGAGATCGGCGAACGGATCGCCCAGCTGGTCGTGGTGCCCGTCGTTCAGGTCGCCTTCGAAACGGTCGAGGAATTCACCCCCAGCCATCGCGGCACCGGCGGCTTCGGCCACACGGGACGCAGCTAG
- a CDS encoding DUF58 domain-containing protein has protein sequence MGRLTALLRRSSSGRRTHAPNPADIDRFMPAADAIGSAWQLGAQIGPLMEESAPTATLLSGDQLARRLGQGLDFEQLRVYQPGEPSSLIDWRISARAHEPMVRVYREPAQRQCHLIIDTSASMHFGTRQQLKITQAITVAHLLAAAALRQAMSVALHTPALPQRPSDAPSTGRTALMHRLSTLAEWAAIGEANRETDGDWAGFRQRLLRCLPDGQVIVVISDFLTEPGNEHGPLVWLPLAQHHRVLFVQIADPVERALPDVGSVVFAGNPPRRIDTHRSAERERLARLFEERRITLEDTARALGGWHALLFTDQAVPDLARQIAGAQRGQAVTEPVASDRNDRNRTSP, from the coding sequence GTGGGACGCCTCACCGCCTTGCTGCGCCGCTCGTCCTCCGGACGGCGGACGCACGCGCCTAACCCCGCCGATATCGACCGGTTCATGCCGGCAGCGGACGCCATTGGCTCCGCCTGGCAACTGGGGGCACAGATCGGCCCCCTGATGGAGGAAAGCGCACCGACTGCGACCCTGCTTTCCGGCGACCAGCTCGCACGCCGCCTGGGTCAGGGTCTCGATTTCGAGCAGTTGCGCGTCTATCAGCCCGGCGAACCGTCAAGCCTGATCGACTGGCGCATATCGGCCCGTGCCCATGAACCGATGGTCCGCGTCTACCGCGAACCCGCGCAGCGCCAGTGCCATCTCATCATCGACACCAGCGCCAGCATGCACTTCGGCACCCGGCAGCAACTCAAGATCACCCAGGCCATCACGGTCGCCCACCTGCTTGCCGCCGCCGCCCTGCGCCAGGCCATGTCGGTGGCCCTGCACACCCCGGCCCTGCCGCAACGGCCCTCGGACGCACCCAGCACCGGACGGACGGCCCTCATGCACCGTCTGTCGACCCTAGCCGAATGGGCCGCCATCGGCGAGGCCAACCGGGAAACGGACGGCGACTGGGCCGGCTTTCGTCAACGGCTGTTGCGCTGCCTGCCCGACGGGCAGGTGATCGTCGTCATCAGCGACTTCCTCACCGAACCGGGCAACGAGCACGGCCCGCTGGTCTGGCTGCCGCTGGCCCAGCATCACCGCGTGCTGTTCGTCCAGATCGCGGACCCGGTCGAACGCGCGCTGCCGGATGTCGGATCGGTGGTCTTCGCCGGTAACCCGCCCCGCCGTATCGACACCCATCGGTCCGCCGAGCGCGAACGTCTGGCGCGCCTGTTCGAGGAACGGCGGATCACGCTCGAGGACACGGCCCGCGCTCTGGGCGGCTGGCATGCCCTGCTGTTCACCGATCAGGCCGTGCCCGATCTCGCCCGGCAGATCGCCGGGGCACAACGGGGGCAGGCCGTCACCGAGCCGGTCGCGAGCGACCGGAACGATCGGAATCGGACCAGCCCATGA